Part of the Lolium rigidum isolate FL_2022 chromosome 6, APGP_CSIRO_Lrig_0.1, whole genome shotgun sequence genome, TCAACCATTGAGCACATGAAAATTGACAGGTAAAGTCACACAAGTGCTCAACACACCAGCACAGCAGGATGAGCAAACTGGCGCTCCATACTTGTCCAGATCTCATGACAATGCACCAACTGCTGTATCTACAGTAGTACTGATCTGTCCGCAGCAGAATTGAGCAATGCCCCATATATTTTCCAGAAAGAAAGACCTGGAATGCAGGTGCTATATTTTTCTTCGAAAAAAGAATTCTTATCCTCTTGGTGCAGGGCATAACATATTACCAGATCAGGAGATTCATACAAAGCAGAGTTAAGTTTAAGTCTGAAAACACTGCTCTTCTTTATTCCCCCTATGCCATTGTCATTACACTTTCAGTAAACAAGGAAAACAAATAAACAGGACGACATCCCCACAGAGCTATCCTAAAGCTGGAAGCTTAATCAATCCCAATCGTTCCGCATACTGAACCCTCGATGAGACAACACTGGAAATGACTGATGCACATACATGGTCAACAATTTAGCGAGTCTCACAACTACCACATATATCAAACTGTTTACAGTATGCACTAGAAAACACCAGGCGACATTGTTCATAAATAAACATCTGTGCACCATGACCAAAAGTGGTGAGCTCACATGACGATCTCAGGCTTCAGGATGCTCGACTTAatctctttgtgtgggagaacaaCACCACCATTGCTGTAGACCTCATCACCTACATGTACATCCTCTCCCAGGATAGTCACATTTTCTATGCGTGCCCATTTTCCAACAGTCGAGTGCCATCCAACAATGCTGTTTGAGATGCAAGCATGCTTCTTAATACGCGCACCACGCATCACCGTGCATCGGGAAAGCCTCACGCCATCCTCCACAACACAGCCAGGTCCAATAGCAACATCAGGACCAATCAGACAACCCTCCCCAATCTTGGCACTCTCGTGCACCAGGACGTTCCCGACGACATGGGTTCCAGAGGCTAGCCTGGCAGCTGATCTCTTCCTAAGCGAATCTAGGTACAGGCGCAAGCCAGTAATGTAGTCCCTTGGCTGACCAATATCCATCCAAAAACCTGGAAGGACCATAGCGTAGAGCTTTTGATCAGCTGCAATTCGAGGGAAGACCTCCTTCTCAATTGACGTAGGCTTCAGTTCGATGCGGTCCAGGACTGATGGATTCAACAAGTAGATTCCTGCATTGATCTTGTTCCCTACAAATATTTTTGGCTTCTCTACAAATTTTTCAACCACTCCAGTCGTGTCGTCCATAACCACAACACCATATTTCGATGGTTCATCCACCTATATTGACAAGGCAGTCAGTTTGGATGTATGAATTGATTGCAAAAGAAAATGATACTACTAAGAAAGGGAGCTACCTTGGTGACCATGATTGTTGCCTCACCACCATGGCTCTTGTGAAACTGTATGAGCTCAGCAAATGGGTATTCActtatgacgtcactgttgagGACAAAGAACGGCTCGCCAGATCCATCCAGAAGCTTGTCCCTCGCTAGGGCAAGAGGGCCAGCAGTTCCCAAGGGTTCGGTTTCCTGGGAGCACGTGATTGTGATGCCAAGCTTATCCTCAAAATCCTTCAGGAAGTTAATCATGACCTGACAGATATATATATAGCACAACGATTAGATTGCTAAAGTATAATGATTTGTGAGACGGCAGTACAGATGAATTTATCTGTTCCTTTTTACCTCTGGACGGTAGTTGATGGCTAGAACAACCTCTGTCACACCAACTTCCTTCAAAGCTTCAATCTGCACAAAATGGTAGGTTTTCATGAGGAACACTGCTTTTTCTCAAACCGGAGAAAAAAATCAGTTCGTCAGTGCTAGCATATGTATTTGGATACAGAGAGCAACTTTGGTTGAGATGACAACTGTTCAGCATTTGGGAAGCAAAAACAAAAATCCCAGGAGTAGGGATCTGATGCAGTCATGCAGAGAGTTATTTTTCCAAGCACGCAGAGCAATTGTGCAACCAAAGAGGCAGCAAGTAATAATGGCACTCAAATTCTACGAGTGGGCAGATGGGTACTCCACAACATGTACATGAGTACTGCAGGGTTCTGAAGTTCAGACCAACAAAGCAAATACTACAATGTAATGCTCGGATGGCCCAACATATGTGTACGG contains:
- the LOC124660419 gene encoding probable mannose-1-phosphate guanylyltransferase 3 encodes the protein MKALILVGGFGTRLRPLTLSFPKPLVDFANKPMILHQIEALKEVGVTEVVLAINYRPEVMINFLKDFEDKLGITITCSQETEPLGTAGPLALARDKLLDGSGEPFFVLNSDVISEYPFAELIQFHKSHGGEATIMVTKVDEPSKYGVVVMDDTTGVVEKFVEKPKIFVGNKINAGIYLLNPSVLDRIELKPTSIEKEVFPRIAADQKLYAMVLPGFWMDIGQPRDYITGLRLYLDSLRKRSAARLASGTHVVGNVLVHESAKIGEGCLIGPDVAIGPGCVVEDGVRLSRCTVMRGARIKKHACISNSIVGWHSTVGKWARIENVTILGEDVHVGDEVYSNGGVVLPHKEIKSSILKPEIVM